The genomic window ATAGGATACATTCCCTGAGCTGCAGCTACGAGTGGCACATTATCAACAATCGCTGAGAGTAGGCCGATTGCTAAATTGATCGCATAAATATTTCCAACAGTGGTATCTAGCCAACCTGCGGCTTGACGAAGGAGACCTGCTTCTTGCATGGCTGCAACACCCAAGAGAATTCCAAGGAAGAAGAGCACCGAGCCCGTGTCGATTTTGCGAAGTACCCACAGTACGGTTAGTTGCTTTTTGGCTGCCATATTCTTGCGCTTGTGCATAACTTCGGTAACGATCCATATCACCCCCAAACTAAGCATCATTCCCATAAAAGGTGGCAAGTGAGTAACCGTTTTGAAAACCGGAACAAAAAGAAGTCCTGATACTCCTAAAATGAAAATGATCATCCGCTCTTTAGCGGAGGCCGGATTTTCTTCGTCGTGAGCGCCTCGGCCTGCAGGACGGGTCACATTCCCTTTCATCCTAAAAGTTAAAAAGAGTAATGGCACCAAAACTGTAGTTAAACTTGGTAATATCAAGTGTTGAATGATGTAAGGGGTAGAAGGCAATTGTTTCTTAATCCATAACATCGTAGTAGTAACGTCTCCAATAGGAGACCATGCGCCACCTGCGTTTGCAGCGATTACCAAAAATCCAACAAAGAACCAACGTGTTTTTTTATCTTCAATCAATTTCCGCAATAGGGAAACCATTACAATGGTGGTAGTCAAGTTGTCCAAAACGGCACTAAAAAAGAAGGTCAGGATACTTAAAATCCAGAGCAATTTGACCTTGTTGGTTGTCTTGATTTTATCTGTGATCACTCTAAATCCTTCATGGGCATCAACCGTTTCAACTATGGCCATGGCTCCCATCAAGAAAAAGAGAATGCTAGCAATTTCACTGAGGTGATGCAGCAAGCGGTGCTCCAAGAACATCGGCTTGACTTCATTAGCTGCCAACATTGCATTTTCGTCTTGAAAGACAGAATAATCGTGTTCTAGAAAAGACGGGATCGCATCTACTCCGAGAACAAAAAGCGCCCAACATACCACTCCCAAAATCAAAGCCGAAGCGGCTTTATCAATGTGCAAAGGATGCTCCAATGCAATGGCTAAATAGCCGAGGACAAAAACTACTATAATTGCTATTTCCATCTTAAACGAGTTGCGAAAGAGCTATCTCAAAAGCTGTCTCCGCGATATTAGTTTTATTGTGGTGCTTATCTATAACAGCCTGTATTGCGTTTTTGATGATGTCTGAGGTATCAGAGAAAATAGCGTCATCACTCATTTCAACATCCTTACCCATGCAATAGGCAAATACTCTGGCCATTCCGCAGTTTGAAATAAAGTCGGGAATGATACTTACTTTTTTATCCGTGTACTCCATAATCGGCCCGAAGAAAATTTCTGAATCGGCAAATGGAACATTCGCTCCGCTTGCAATTACTTCGAGGCCTGCATCACTCATTCGGTCTACTTGGTCTTTGGTGATCAATCTCGATGCTGCGCAAGGGAGGAATATTTCTGCTTCTGTATCCCAGATTTTTGAATTGACATCATCGAATGACAATAAATTCTCACCTGTTAGGGCATTGCCTTCTTTCTCTAAGAAAAGATTTTTTACCTCATCAAATGCCATTCCTTCTTGCTTGATCAATCCTCCTTGTCTATCGATAATTCCTACCACGGAAATACCGGCTTGCGCCAAATAATACGCAGCTGAGGCCCCAACGTTTCCCCAGCCTTGAATGATGGCCCTTTTTCCTTTATAGTCCTCGCCTCTTAGGGCGTAATGATGCATTACACTCACCGCTACGCCATAACCTGTGATCAAATCAGCAACAACAAATTTCCGAGAAGGGTCAGGAGAATAATGAGCGTCTTCAACTACTTTGGAAACTCCAAAGCGCAATTGACCGATTTGGTGAATTTTTTCATTTTCTCTCGGGTTGAAATGGCCGTTTACCACACCTTCTTGAGGGTGCCAAAGTCCATAGTCTTCAGTAATTGGAATGACCTCGTGGATCTCATCTACATTGAGGTCACCACCTGTACCATAATAATTTTTGAGAAGTGGTGTCACTGCTTTGTACCATCTCTGCAAAACACCGTGCTTTCGAGGATCTTGTGGGTCGAAGTTGATTCCACTTTTGGCTCCACCTATCGGTGGCCCCGAAACGGTAAATTTTACCTCCATTGTCTTTGCTAAAGATTCAACTTCTCTGCGGTCTAGGCCGACTCTCATCCTTGTCCCACCTCCGGCGGCACCTCCTCTGAGGCTGTTGATTACTACCCAGCCGACTGCTTCTGTTTCGGGATCACTCCATTCAAAAACTATTTCCGGGGAGCGTTCTTCAAATTTTTTCAGCAGGTCTCTCATGAGGGTGTTTTTAATGACGCGCAAATATATCAAAAGCGATCTTGCCTCAAGAATGTTCTCCCTTAATCTTGTCTTAAATTATGTCTATGGTTCAGGGGATATATACCGCACCTGAAGAAGAATTTCGAAAAGCACCTGTTGCAGACGCCAAAACATTTGTTTCGCCTTCTAATCTCAATTTTGCTAAGTATGCAAATATCAACGCCTCTTTTCCTTCGAGGAGTTTTTTTTCAGGAATGGTAATTTGAAGTTCGGGGAGCCGCTCTCTGATCAAAGAAATCAGAAAATCGTTGTAAGCACCACCTCCTGTCAACAAGACTTTTCCTTCTCTAGGCAGACATGCAGCAATTTGTTGAGCAGCATGTTCGGTAAAAGTGCGCAAGGCCGTATTATTCTCAATTCCCGCAAGAAGAGGTAGGATTTGCTGTTCCATCCATTCTCTTCCCAAGGATTTTGGTGGCCTCTCCTTGTAAAAGGCTAAGGAGTTCAGTTGATTTAAAAGTTCTCTGTTTAATTTTCCCGAAGC from Cryomorphaceae bacterium 1068 includes these protein-coding regions:
- the nhaD gene encoding sodium:proton antiporter NhaD — translated: MEIAIIVVFVLGYLAIALEHPLHIDKAASALILGVVCWALFVLGVDAIPSFLEHDYSVFQDENAMLAANEVKPMFLEHRLLHHLSEIASILFFLMGAMAIVETVDAHEGFRVITDKIKTTNKVKLLWILSILTFFFSAVLDNLTTTIVMVSLLRKLIEDKKTRWFFVGFLVIAANAGGAWSPIGDVTTTMLWIKKQLPSTPYIIQHLILPSLTTVLVPLLFLTFRMKGNVTRPAGRGAHDEENPASAKERMIIFILGVSGLLFVPVFKTVTHLPPFMGMMLSLGVIWIVTEVMHKRKNMAAKKQLTVLWVLRKIDTGSVLFFLGILLGVAAMQEAGLLRQAAGWLDTTVGNIYAINLAIGLLSAIVDNVPLVAAAQGMYPIAVEGVFAANGDFWLFLAYCAGTGGSALIIGSAAGVAAMGLERIDFIWYMKKLSLLAILGYLAGAGVFILFSA
- a CDS encoding amino acid dehydrogenase — its product is MRDLLKKFEERSPEIVFEWSDPETEAVGWVVINSLRGGAAGGGTRMRVGLDRREVESLAKTMEVKFTVSGPPIGGAKSGINFDPQDPRKHGVLQRWYKAVTPLLKNYYGTGGDLNVDEIHEVIPITEDYGLWHPQEGVVNGHFNPRENEKIHQIGQLRFGVSKVVEDAHYSPDPSRKFVVADLITGYGVAVSVMHHYALRGEDYKGKRAIIQGWGNVGASAAYYLAQAGISVVGIIDRQGGLIKQEGMAFDEVKNLFLEKEGNALTGENLLSFDDVNSKIWDTEAEIFLPCAASRLITKDQVDRMSDAGLEVIASGANVPFADSEIFFGPIMEYTDKKVSIIPDFISNCGMARVFAYCMGKDVEMSDDAIFSDTSDIIKNAIQAVIDKHHNKTNIAETAFEIALSQLV